One region of Sebastes fasciatus isolate fSebFas1 chromosome 1, fSebFas1.pri, whole genome shotgun sequence genomic DNA includes:
- the phtf1 gene encoding putative homeodomain transcription factor 1 isoform X1, translating to MARIAWYQEKIGAYDQQVWEKSLEQTDLNGLDRKPRRSGHIKSDLIDVDLVRGSTFSKAKPDSPWAALTRKGLVRVLLFPFFFQWWIQVTSKSVSSCILVLYFMQVAAVALYTEVPGASASEVFGPMCLMLLLGTVHCQIVSTESSRWPSGSPAASCTTSPARRRRPRKGRGLKKTEEKKDSEDTEQQGPWQFEESQGRTSIKSGFGASDELSSDDEEGVQPVEVLLPVPHQERLPAPTLPTSAPAASVRKRNLNPKPALRPQEGSGASIKVKPREVDRLRPIVGSRPASDTDDTLWEELLQGPDSASTGSSDSEANGRYNAGMALPQTTTLSSDDESLQQGITGVRSPITLNALLRQHSQLSWLQACHPSKDRVSAIIWEQGECKKADMSVLEISGIILTRVKLVEQGVGYLMLGGLMTATLALLPFAFHVAQHLDMSSLGFGSLRELGEMVVGQRGAHEYAFFFITTVQRVCLIGLFFFMMCVAERTYKQRLLFAKYFSHLTSARKAKKSEIPHFRLKKVQNIKMWLSLRSFLRRRGPQRSVDVIVSTIFLLALSISFIICAQLLSSHQTFLESLINWELMVWASSLVLFLLRLATLGSETNCKYSNSSVLLTEQINLYLKMEKKPNKKEELNIVNNVLKLATKLMKELDTPFRLLGLTVNPLIYNITKVVILSAVSAVVSDLLGFNIRLWKIKS from the exons ATGGCCAGAATAGCCTGGTATCAAGAGAAG ATCGGGGCCTATGATCAACAAGTGTGGGAGAAATCTCTGGAGCAGACGGATCTAAAT GGTTTGGACAGAAAACCAAGGAGGTCGGGTCACATCAAATCAGACCTCATCGATGTCGACTTAGTAAGAG GGTCAACATTCAGCAAAGCCAAACCAGACAGTCCCTGGGCAGCTCTGACTCGGAAGGGTCTGGTCAGAGTGCTGCTGTTCCCGTTCTTCTTCCAGTGGTGGATCCAGGTGACCTCCAAGTCCGTCTCCTCATGTATCCTCGTGCTGTACTTCATGCAAG TGGCAGCGGTGGCGCTGTACACGGAGGTCCCTGGGGCGAGTGCCAGCGAGGTGTTTGGGCCCATGtgtctgatgctgctgctgggtaCCGTGCACTGCCAGATTGTGTCGACCGAGTCCAGCCGGTGGCCCTCGGGCAGTCCAGCTGCCAGCTGCACCACCAGCCCCGCTCGCAGACGCAG GCCCAGGAAGGGCAGAGGGCTGAAAAAAACGGAAGAAAAGAAGGACAGCGAAGACACAGAGCAGCAGGGGCCCTGGCAGTTCGAAGAAAGCCAGGGGAGG ACCTCAATAAAGTCAGGATTTGGGGCATCCGACGAGCTCTCcagtgatgatgaggagggagTACAACCAGTGGAAGTCCTTCTTCCAGTACCTCATCAAGAGAGACTTCCTGCTCCAACATTGCCGACATCTGCACCAGCAGCTTCTGTTAGGAAGAGAAATCTAAACCCCAAACCTGCATTAAGACCTCAG GAAGGGAGTGGGGCTTCCATCAAGGTGAAGCCTCGAGAGGTGGATCGCCTCAGGCCGATTGTGGGCTCTCGTCCCGCCTCCGACACTGATGATACGCTGTGGGAGGAGCTTCTCCAAGGGCCTGACTCCGCCTCCACGGGGAGCAGTGACAGTGAGGCGAACGGGAGGTACAACGCTGGCATGGCGCTGCCACAAACCACTACTCTGAGCAGTGATGATGAGAGCTTACAGCAGGGAATCACCGGAGTAAGATCGCCAATAACCTTAAATGCCCTTCTTCGTCAACAT AGCCAGCTGTCTTGGCTGCAGGCATGTCACCCATCCAAGGACCGTGTCAGTGCCATAATATGGGAGCAGGGCGAGTGTAAGAAGGCAGACATGTCAGTATTGGAGATCAGCGGGATCATCCTCACACGG GTGAAGTTGGTGGAGCAGGGCGTGGGTTACCTTATGCTTGGCGGGCTGATGACCGCCACCCTGGCACTGCTTCCCTTCGCCTTCCACGTGGCTCAGCATCTGGACATGTCGAGCCTTGGCTTCGGGTCCCTGAGAGAGCTGGGGGAAATGGTGGTGGGGCAGCGTGGTGCCCATGAATACGCCTTTTTCTTCATCACGACGGTGCAACGAGTCTGCCTCATAGGATTGTTCTTCTTCATGATGTGTGTGGCGGAGAGAACGTACAAACAG AGACTCTTGTTTGCCAAGTACTTCAGCCACCTGACTTCAGCACGCAAGGCCAAGAAATCAGAGATCCCTCATTTCAGGCTGAAGAAAGTCCAGAACATAAAGATGTGGTTGTCGCTACGCTCTTTTCTCAGG AGGCGAGGGCCGCAGCGCTCCGTTGACGTCATCGTCTCCACCATCTTCCTTTTGGCGCTTTCCATTTCATTCATCATCTGTGCCCAG CTTCTTTCCAGCCACCAGACTTTCCTAGAGTCTCTGATAAACTGGGAGCTGATGGTGTGGGCCTCCTCCCTCGTCCTCTTTCTGTTACGGCTGGCCACGCTGGGCTCAGAGACCAACTGCAAATACAGCAACTCCTCAGTGCTGCTCACTGAGCAG ATCAATTTGTATCTCAAGATGGAGAAAAAGCCCAATAAGAAAGAAGAACTCAATATAGTGAACAACGTTTTGAAACTGGCTACAAAACTGATGAAG GAGCTGGATACTCCATTCAGACTGCTGGGTCTGACCGTGAACCCTCTGATCTACAACATCACCAAAGTGGTCATCCTGTCCGCTGTGTCTGCTGTGGTCAGCGACCTGCTCGGCTTCAACATCAGA CTGTGGAAAATCAAGTCTTAA
- the phtf1 gene encoding putative homeodomain transcription factor 1 isoform X2 yields MARIAWYQEKIGAYDQQVWEKSLEQTDLNGLDRKPRRSGHIKSDLIDVDLVRGSTFSKAKPDSPWAALTRKGLVRVLLFPFFFQWWIQVTSKSVSSCILVLYFMQVAAVALYTEVPGASASEVFGPMCLMLLLGTVHCQIVSTESSRWPSGSPAASCTTSPARRRRPRKGRGLKKTEEKKDSEDTEQQGPWQFEESQGRTSIKSGFGASDELSSDDEEGVQPVEVLLPVPHQERLPAPTLPTSAPAASVRKRNLNPKPALRPQEGSGASIKVKPREVDRLRPIVGSRPASDTDDTLWEELLQGPDSASTGSSDSEANGRYNAGMALPQTTTLSSDDESLQQGITGSQLSWLQACHPSKDRVSAIIWEQGECKKADMSVLEISGIILTRVKLVEQGVGYLMLGGLMTATLALLPFAFHVAQHLDMSSLGFGSLRELGEMVVGQRGAHEYAFFFITTVQRVCLIGLFFFMMCVAERTYKQRLLFAKYFSHLTSARKAKKSEIPHFRLKKVQNIKMWLSLRSFLRRRGPQRSVDVIVSTIFLLALSISFIICAQLLSSHQTFLESLINWELMVWASSLVLFLLRLATLGSETNCKYSNSSVLLTEQINLYLKMEKKPNKKEELNIVNNVLKLATKLMKELDTPFRLLGLTVNPLIYNITKVVILSAVSAVVSDLLGFNIRLWKIKS; encoded by the exons ATGGCCAGAATAGCCTGGTATCAAGAGAAG ATCGGGGCCTATGATCAACAAGTGTGGGAGAAATCTCTGGAGCAGACGGATCTAAAT GGTTTGGACAGAAAACCAAGGAGGTCGGGTCACATCAAATCAGACCTCATCGATGTCGACTTAGTAAGAG GGTCAACATTCAGCAAAGCCAAACCAGACAGTCCCTGGGCAGCTCTGACTCGGAAGGGTCTGGTCAGAGTGCTGCTGTTCCCGTTCTTCTTCCAGTGGTGGATCCAGGTGACCTCCAAGTCCGTCTCCTCATGTATCCTCGTGCTGTACTTCATGCAAG TGGCAGCGGTGGCGCTGTACACGGAGGTCCCTGGGGCGAGTGCCAGCGAGGTGTTTGGGCCCATGtgtctgatgctgctgctgggtaCCGTGCACTGCCAGATTGTGTCGACCGAGTCCAGCCGGTGGCCCTCGGGCAGTCCAGCTGCCAGCTGCACCACCAGCCCCGCTCGCAGACGCAG GCCCAGGAAGGGCAGAGGGCTGAAAAAAACGGAAGAAAAGAAGGACAGCGAAGACACAGAGCAGCAGGGGCCCTGGCAGTTCGAAGAAAGCCAGGGGAGG ACCTCAATAAAGTCAGGATTTGGGGCATCCGACGAGCTCTCcagtgatgatgaggagggagTACAACCAGTGGAAGTCCTTCTTCCAGTACCTCATCAAGAGAGACTTCCTGCTCCAACATTGCCGACATCTGCACCAGCAGCTTCTGTTAGGAAGAGAAATCTAAACCCCAAACCTGCATTAAGACCTCAG GAAGGGAGTGGGGCTTCCATCAAGGTGAAGCCTCGAGAGGTGGATCGCCTCAGGCCGATTGTGGGCTCTCGTCCCGCCTCCGACACTGATGATACGCTGTGGGAGGAGCTTCTCCAAGGGCCTGACTCCGCCTCCACGGGGAGCAGTGACAGTGAGGCGAACGGGAGGTACAACGCTGGCATGGCGCTGCCACAAACCACTACTCTGAGCAGTGATGATGAGAGCTTACAGCAGGGAATCACCGGA AGCCAGCTGTCTTGGCTGCAGGCATGTCACCCATCCAAGGACCGTGTCAGTGCCATAATATGGGAGCAGGGCGAGTGTAAGAAGGCAGACATGTCAGTATTGGAGATCAGCGGGATCATCCTCACACGG GTGAAGTTGGTGGAGCAGGGCGTGGGTTACCTTATGCTTGGCGGGCTGATGACCGCCACCCTGGCACTGCTTCCCTTCGCCTTCCACGTGGCTCAGCATCTGGACATGTCGAGCCTTGGCTTCGGGTCCCTGAGAGAGCTGGGGGAAATGGTGGTGGGGCAGCGTGGTGCCCATGAATACGCCTTTTTCTTCATCACGACGGTGCAACGAGTCTGCCTCATAGGATTGTTCTTCTTCATGATGTGTGTGGCGGAGAGAACGTACAAACAG AGACTCTTGTTTGCCAAGTACTTCAGCCACCTGACTTCAGCACGCAAGGCCAAGAAATCAGAGATCCCTCATTTCAGGCTGAAGAAAGTCCAGAACATAAAGATGTGGTTGTCGCTACGCTCTTTTCTCAGG AGGCGAGGGCCGCAGCGCTCCGTTGACGTCATCGTCTCCACCATCTTCCTTTTGGCGCTTTCCATTTCATTCATCATCTGTGCCCAG CTTCTTTCCAGCCACCAGACTTTCCTAGAGTCTCTGATAAACTGGGAGCTGATGGTGTGGGCCTCCTCCCTCGTCCTCTTTCTGTTACGGCTGGCCACGCTGGGCTCAGAGACCAACTGCAAATACAGCAACTCCTCAGTGCTGCTCACTGAGCAG ATCAATTTGTATCTCAAGATGGAGAAAAAGCCCAATAAGAAAGAAGAACTCAATATAGTGAACAACGTTTTGAAACTGGCTACAAAACTGATGAAG GAGCTGGATACTCCATTCAGACTGCTGGGTCTGACCGTGAACCCTCTGATCTACAACATCACCAAAGTGGTCATCCTGTCCGCTGTGTCTGCTGTGGTCAGCGACCTGCTCGGCTTCAACATCAGA CTGTGGAAAATCAAGTCTTAA
- the ora1 gene encoding olfactory receptor class A-like protein 1, with amino-acid sequence MVLVCSVFITDFSVCFSNHDRCRIMDLCVTIKGVSFLLQTGMGILGNTVVLLAYAHIIYTDPKLLPVDMILCHLAFANLMLLLTRCVPQTMTVFGLRDLLNDPGCKVVIYAYRIGRALSVCITCMLSVFQAVTIAPAGPRLSRLKPALPSLVLPTFALLWLLNMAVCIAAPFFSMAPRNGTVPAFTLNLGFCHVDFRDHLSYVINGVAVSTRDFAFVALMLGSSGYILLLLHRHSRQVRGIRRSQGGGAETRAAKTVITLVVLYVVFFGIDNVIWIYMLTVAKVSPVVADMRVFFSSCYAALSPYFIISSNKKVKAKIVCSAEQDQPSSDNQESSDK; translated from the coding sequence ATGGTTCTTGTGTGCAGTGTATTCATAACAGATTTCTCTGTCTGCTTTTCAAATCATGACCGCTGCAGGATCATGGATCTGTGTGTGACCATCAAAGGAGTCTCCTTCCTCTTGCAAACAGGTATGGGCATCTTGGGGAACACTGTGGTGCTGCTGGCGTACGCCCACATCATCTACACAGACCCCAAGCTCCTTCCTGTGGACATGATCCTGTGCCACCTGGCCTTTGCCAacctgatgctgctgctgacccGCTGCGTCCCCCAGACTATGACTGTGTTTGGGCTGAGGGACCTGCTGAATGATCCCGGCTGTAAGGTGGTGATCTACGCCTACCGCATCGGCCGGGCTTTGTCAGTCTGCATCACCTGCATGCTCAGCGTGTTTCAGGCGGTGACCATCGCCCCCGCTGGACCCCGTTTGTCCCGGTTGAAGCCCGCACTTCCCTCCCTGGTCCTCCCGACCTTTGCGTTGCTGTGGCTCCTCAACATGGCTGTATGCATCGCAGCCCCTTTCTTCTCTATGGCTCCACGTAACGGCACCGTCCCTGCCTTCACCCTCAACCTGGGCTTCTGTCATGTGGACTTCAGAGACCACCTGTCCTATGTGATTAATGGGGTGGCTGTGTCTACGAGGGATTTCGCCTTCGTCGCCCTGATGCTGGGCTCGAGTGGTTACATCCTGCTGCTTCTTCACCGCCACAGCCGCCAGGTGAGAGGGATCCGTCGCTCTCAGGGCGGTGGGGCAGAGACCAGGGCGGCCAAAACTGTTATCACTTTGGTGGTTCTGTATGTGGTCTTCTTCGGGATTGATAACGTGATCTGGATCTACATGCTGACGGTGGCAAAGGTGTCACCAGTGGTGGCCGATATGAGGGtgttcttctcctcctgctaCGCCGCCCTCAGCCCCTACTTCATCATTTCCTCCAACAAGAAGGTCAAGGCTAAGATCGTGTGCTCAGCTGAGCAAGACCAACCGTCATCAGACAATCAGGAGTCGAGTGACAAATGA